Below is a window of Thermodesulfobacteriota bacterium DNA.
TTCTTTAAGATCTCTTTTTTTCTTTCGCTTACGGATTCGAGCTTTCTTTTGAGGGCTGCCTTTGTCGCGGCAATTTCCTCTTTTTCCTTTTCAAGAGTTTCTTTTTCTTTTTTTAAAGATTCTATAAGATCTGTGAGTATGTATTCTTGCTTACCCAGATACTCAACGCTCCTTTGTACGATCTTTTCCGGAAGACCAACAAATCTCGCCACATCTAAAGCACAGCTTGTACCCGAGATTCCATATATGAGCCTGTATAAGGGCACCATTCTTTCCGTATCGTAGGCGCATGCTACATTTTCGGCAAATTCTTTTGTAAAACCATAGCCTTTGAGGTGGGCAAGGTGTGTGGTTACAACTATCTTACAGCCCTTCTCCACAAAGGCATCGATTACCGCCATAGAGAGAGCAGAGGCCTCCTGGGGGTCTGTTCCTCCTCCTATCTCGTCGACGAGAATAAGTTCACCACCTTCTGCGTTCTGGTAAATATCTCTTAAACCTATTACGTGGGACGTGAAGCTACTTAGGTCTTTGGATAGGTCTTGCTCGTCCCCAATCAGGGCGTATATTTTCTTAAAAAGAGGGATTCTAGCCTTATAAGATGCTGGCACGAACATACCAGAATACGCCATAAGAAGAAGAAGTCCGATTGTCTTTAAAGCGACAGTTTTTCCTCCTGCATTGGGACCACTGATTATGAGGACGCTTTTATCTTTTTTGAAGATTATGTCTATAGGCACGACATTATCACCCTTGTAACTCCGTAAAATGGGGTTTACCGCATCTTTTACGTAGAGATCTCCAGATTCTACGACCTCTGGTCTGACACAGCTAAAGTCAATGGCAAAGGAAGCCAAAGACGAAAAAAAGTCAAGTTCCTTTATAAGCTCAATGTTTCTTTTAATAATCAATATCTGGTCATTCACCTGAGATGTAAGCTCTTTAAGTATCCTTTCCTCTTCCTCCCTCTCCATCTTTTCAAGCACGTTTATCTCGTTATTGAGCCCCACACATTCGATAGGTTCCACAAATGAAGTCTTAAGCGTATGAGAGTAATCGTGGACGATCCCCTCGACGGCCTGATTGAAGTTGGGTTTCATGGGGATTACGTACCTTCCGTTTCTGATTGTAATGTAATTATCCTGAAGGAAGTTTCTGAACCTATCACTCTCTATTAGCTTTTCCATATACCTTTTTATCTTTGACCTTTTCACCTGGAGCTCTTTTCTTATCTCCAATAACTCGAAAGACGCGTTGTCCTCCACGTACCCTTCCTTATTTATAATTTTTGCGATCCTTTTCTTTAGTTCCGGAAGCGGATCGAGACCCTCTAAAACCCGCGTTAAGTATCTACCCCTTTTGGGAAGCTTCCTCAAAAAGACGGCGAGGTCATGAACTGACTGTAGAAAAGACTCGAGTAAAAGAAACTCTTTAGCTTCCAAAAAAGTGTTCCCGATCGAAACCCTCTTTACAATTTCCCTTATGTCTGGGATTCCAAAAAGGGGAAGCTTGCCGTATCTACTGATAACTTCTAGAACTTCTCCTACGACTTCGTGTCTTTCTTTTATAATCGCTATGTCGTAGGTCGGTCTCAATTCCAGTATGGTTGGAGGTGCGTACTCGGTCTGGGCATATGATTTTAAAAGATGGAGGATCTTTAAGTAATCAAGGTAGTGTAATGTATTGTCTGGCATAAGTGCTTCAAAAGCTATCCGTTATCATTGAGATAGCCTCTTGAGCACCATTTCGTTTAGGGTCTTTCCGTCTATTCGTCCAGGATAGTTTTCCATTATAAGCTTCATAACCTTGCCTAAGTCTTTTTTATCCTTTGCCCCAACATTCCGGATAGTATCTTCCACAATCCTTTCTATCTCATCATGGGTTAGAGGTGGGGGCAAAAGTTCCTTTAAAATTTCGAGTTCCTTTTCCTCTTTTTTTACCAGATCCTGCCTTTCCCCTTTTTTGAAGCTTTCAATCGACTCTTCGTGCTGTTTAATTAGGCTCTTTACAATCTGATAGATTTCCCCTTCCGTTAGCTCTTTTCCCTTTTCGATCTCTTTATTTTTGATTTGGGTAAGAAGAATCCTATAAACGGAGATCTTTACTTTATCCTGGCTCTTTAGGGCCTGCTTTAGGCCTTCCTCAATTGCCTTTTTTTTCTGCATTACTTTAATACAGGCCCTTCTCCATTATCTTGCGAAGCTTTTTAAGCGCCCTCTTTTTTGCAGCTAGAATCTTTTTCTTCCTTCTTACACTCGGTTTTTCGTAATGTTCACGTTTTTTGATTTCTGAGAGTATCCCTGTCTTTTCACACTGTTTTTTAAATCTTTTCAAGGCGCTTTCTAAGGATTCACCTTCCTTTACTATAACAGCGGGCATACATTTCCCTCCCTCCGTTCTAAGTTTAAGTGGTATATTTAAACCTAAAAGAAGAGAGAGTGTCAATAAATTGCCAAATGGTAGGCTTTATGAGTTTTATCCTTAGCGAAAACGCAGAATCCTGTGCGGAAATCCAGAAAACTCTAATTTTTCGGCAAAAGAACTGAGACTAAGATAAAAAGATTAGTCTGGACTCGACGAGAAAAGAAACGTAAAATTATGACCGAAACATGCGAAAAAGGTTTGAAGCCTTACCGATTTCAAAAAAGACCTTTCTTATAGGATTTATTTCTCTCACGTTGGCTCTATTTTTTTTCTCGATTGTCACCTTCTTTCTAGAAATAGCTGAACTTAAAAACCTCTACGTTTCTCAACTCAGCTCAATTTCAGAAGTGTTAGGAAAGAATCTGGCATCCGCATTAGCGACCGAAAACCGCGAGATAGCAAATTCGGTTCTTAACTCTTTGAAGGAGATGAATAGAATAGAACAGGCAATTCTCTTTGACGAAACAAAGAGGGTCTTTTCGTACTATAAAGCTTGCAACTCTCCTTTCGAAATTCCTGAAAGACTCGACAGATGCGAAAAAGCCCGCTTTCCGATGAGGAAGTTACAGGTCTGCACAGCGATTTTAGGACCTGACGAAAAAAAGTACGTCGGATACCTACTACTTACCGCAGACATTACAGGTTTTTACCGGAGGATAGGGACATATGCTTTCGTTCTTGTTACCTTCTTGGGCCTTACATACATTTTGGCCTCTTCCATCCTTCGCAAAATCACAGGTTCGGTTTACGAACCTTTAAGGGAATTCGTGAACTTTATAAGGGGAATAACTCAAAGTAGGGATTATACACGGCGCTTTAAGTTGGACAACAGGGATGAGATCGGATTCCTCGCAGATGCATTTAACGAAATGTTAGATATAGTGGAAAAGCATAAAGCGGAGCTAGAAAAACACCAGAAGTACCTCGAATCCCTCATCCAAGAAAGGACACGAGAACTAAACATCACTTATGAAAAACTGGAAAAGGAGCTAAAAGAAAAGATTAGGGCTCAGGATGCCCTAATAGAGTCAAAAATGAGATATGAAACGGTTTTTGAAGCGTGTCCGTCCGCCCTCATAATTACCGATCCAAATGGGGTAATAGAGGAAGTCAATAACGCCTTTCTTTTTATGACCGG
It encodes the following:
- a CDS encoding Smr/MutS family protein, with product MPDNTLHYLDYLKILHLLKSYAQTEYAPPTILELRPTYDIAIIKERHEVVGEVLEVISRYGKLPLFGIPDIREIVKRVSIGNTFLEAKEFLLLESFLQSVHDLAVFLRKLPKRGRYLTRVLEGLDPLPELKKRIAKIINKEGYVEDNASFELLEIRKELQVKRSKIKRYMEKLIESDRFRNFLQDNYITIRNGRYVIPMKPNFNQAVEGIVHDYSHTLKTSFVEPIECVGLNNEINVLEKMEREEEERILKELTSQVNDQILIIKRNIELIKELDFFSSLASFAIDFSCVRPEVVESGDLYVKDAVNPILRSYKGDNVVPIDIIFKKDKSVLIISGPNAGGKTVALKTIGLLLLMAYSGMFVPASYKARIPLFKKIYALIGDEQDLSKDLSSFTSHVIGLRDIYQNAEGGELILVDEIGGGTDPQEASALSMAVIDAFVEKGCKIVVTTHLAHLKGYGFTKEFAENVACAYDTERMVPLYRLIYGISGTSCALDVARFVGLPEKIVQRSVEYLGKQEYILTDLIESLKKEKETLEKEKEEIAATKAALKRKLESVSERKKEILKKIEERFRSKIEELETKIKEVEEEISKKERASIKRAATLLKAIKGTLKVEREEKELLEDIKVGDLVRIKNIGSQGYVSRILDDDLYEIVIGNVRTKIDRKNLIKLDGREEVIKEGGPEIRVVNENLNEWNLNLRGMTVEDAIESLERFMDRAILNGVTRVKILHGIGTGKLMSKVREYLSTSKYVMDFKPDDKNPGVTVVNLK
- a CDS encoding GatB/YqeY domain-containing protein, translated to MQKKKAIEEGLKQALKSQDKVKISVYRILLTQIKNKEIEKGKELTEGEIYQIVKSLIKQHEESIESFKKGERQDLVKKEEKELEILKELLPPPLTHDEIERIVEDTIRNVGAKDKKDLGKVMKLIMENYPGRIDGKTLNEMVLKRLSQ
- the rpsU gene encoding 30S ribosomal protein S21; the encoded protein is MPAVIVKEGESLESALKRFKKQCEKTGILSEIKKREHYEKPSVRRKKKILAAKKRALKKLRKIMEKGLY